The following are encoded together in the Cetobacterium ceti genome:
- a CDS encoding carbohydrate ABC transporter permease: protein MKIKKEDVLYYITVGVFLLFTLGPIFWCFIISISPEKEMLNSSTHLFPKSITLENYKKLLTDDNFYLALKNSLITAGVTIFLGLPVSIMSGYSFSRLKFKGRKLLEVLILTTIVIPLFTTIIPLYTIFANLGMLDNIFWVSIIYVSSFLPMVTWIMTNYFKGIPKEIEEMALIDGCGRIKILFYIILPNTYPIILASVLIIFLMSWSQYQIPLILASSRSTKPLSILIAEFSSKDMINYGLMASGGILAVLPPSIFAIIFRKYLVTGLTKGAVTGE, encoded by the coding sequence ATGAAAATAAAAAAAGAGGATGTTTTATATTATATTACAGTGGGAGTATTTTTACTTTTTACTTTAGGACCTATATTCTGGTGTTTTATTATAAGCATTAGTCCAGAAAAGGAGATGCTAAATAGCAGTACACATTTATTCCCTAAAAGTATTACCTTGGAAAATTATAAAAAACTATTAACAGATGATAATTTTTATTTAGCTTTGAAAAACTCATTGATAACAGCAGGAGTTACAATATTTTTAGGACTACCTGTATCGATTATGAGTGGGTATAGTTTTTCAAGATTAAAATTTAAAGGAAGAAAACTTTTAGAAGTTTTAATATTAACAACTATAGTTATTCCCCTATTTACAACAATAATACCTCTATATACAATATTTGCAAATTTAGGAATGTTAGATAATATATTTTGGGTATCTATTATATATGTATCCTCATTTTTACCTATGGTAACTTGGATTATGACAAATTATTTTAAAGGGATTCCTAAGGAAATAGAGGAAATGGCATTAATAGATGGATGTGGAAGAATAAAAATTCTTTTTTATATAATTTTACCTAATACATATCCTATAATTTTAGCAAGTGTACTTATAATATTTTTAATGTCTTGGAGTCAATATCAAATACCTTTAATATTAGCATCTTCAAGGTCAACTAAACCTTTAAGTATATTAATTGCTGAATTTTCATCTAAGGATATGATAAATTATGGATTAATGGCCAGTGGAGGAATACTTGCAGTACTACCTCCGAGTATATTTGCAATAATATTTAGAAAGTATTTAGTAACAGGATTAACAAAGGGAGCTGTAACAGGAGAATAG
- a CDS encoding potassium channel family protein — protein sequence MNITFRFFKILILTIILSLIIPLIPKETSNYPLNVLNIFLSLFPLNFLVIKNFIFKDGIIKATFLIFYYVLLVPFINLSLKIQNDPGLRYFYIFLSLINVFLLISSHGILLKYIFKDIFLRKRKIEIKDIFIVLSTYITIAISFGLIYSILDLLSPAPLLRGITGNPYSFEHYFQHIYFSFITISGIGYGDIVPNSTIIRFLVIIEYLFGFIITNVILALTLSSGIFNNKEKK from the coding sequence ATGAATATCACTTTTAGATTTTTTAAAATTTTAATACTTACTATTATTTTATCTCTTATAATTCCCCTTATTCCTAAGGAAACTTCAAATTATCCTTTAAATGTTTTAAATATTTTTTTAAGTTTATTTCCTTTGAATTTTTTAGTTATTAAAAATTTTATTTTTAAAGATGGAATTATAAAAGCTACTTTTTTAATTTTTTATTATGTTCTTTTAGTTCCCTTTATAAACTTATCTTTGAAAATTCAAAATGATCCTGGATTAAGATATTTTTATATTTTTTTATCTTTAATCAATGTTTTTTTACTTATATCTTCCCATGGAATTTTACTTAAATATATATTTAAAGATATATTTTTAAGAAAAAGAAAAATAGAAATAAAAGATATTTTCATTGTTTTAAGTACTTATATTACCATTGCCATAAGCTTTGGATTAATATATAGTATATTAGATCTTTTAAGTCCTGCTCCCCTCCTTCGTGGAATAACAGGAAATCCCTATTCCTTTGAACATTATTTCCAACATATTTATTTTAGTTTTATTACTATTTCTGGTATTGGTTATGGAGATATTGTACCTAATAGTACTATAATTCGTTTTTTAGTTATCATTGAATACCTATTTGGATTTATAATTACAAATGTAATTCTAGCTTTAACCTTAAGTTCAGGTATATTTAATAATAAAGAAAAAAAATAG
- a CDS encoding 1-propanol dehydrogenase PduQ — protein MKNFCLKTDIYFGKDSLKKLEEIQEKKVLIICDKFMETSGMVNLLKERLNKCEVEVFSEIIPDPSVEIVALGVKKLKGFSGDIIIGFGGGSSIDGAKAIREYYQKLENNKEMLFYAIPTTSGTGSEVTEYAVITNKEEGLKYALTNKNLLPDVAILDGDLVKSVPPHITADTGLDVITHAIEAYVSTNGNDFTDALAEKSFSLVFSNLKKVYLDGSNLQLREKIHNSSCMAGMAFNCAGLGITHSLAHGLGGKLHIPHGKANGIILPYVMKFNSEIGNSYSRENFTETAKKYQRLAKLVDLNASTPIIGVNNLIKSICQLKKELSIPETLLDLGIDLVEFEKVKESIIESALKDVCTKTNPRKVTREELEKLLDEISGKQLFKTL, from the coding sequence ATGAAAAATTTTTGCTTGAAAACAGATATTTATTTTGGTAAGGATAGTTTAAAAAAACTTGAAGAGATTCAAGAAAAAAAAGTATTAATAATTTGTGATAAATTTATGGAAACTTCAGGAATGGTTAATCTATTAAAGGAAAGATTAAATAAATGTGAAGTGGAAGTATTTTCAGAAATTATTCCTGATCCAAGTGTGGAAATTGTAGCTCTAGGTGTGAAAAAATTAAAAGGATTTTCTGGTGATATAATAATTGGCTTTGGGGGAGGATCCTCAATTGATGGAGCTAAAGCCATTAGAGAATATTATCAAAAATTAGAAAATAATAAAGAGATGTTATTTTATGCAATTCCTACAACTAGTGGAACAGGTTCAGAGGTTACTGAATATGCAGTTATAACCAATAAAGAGGAGGGGTTAAAGTATGCTTTAACTAATAAAAATTTATTGCCAGATGTGGCCATATTAGATGGAGATTTAGTTAAAAGTGTACCACCTCACATAACAGCTGATACAGGATTAGATGTTATAACCCATGCAATAGAAGCTTATGTTTCTACCAATGGAAACGATTTTACAGATGCTTTGGCAGAAAAAAGTTTTTCCCTTGTATTTTCAAATTTAAAAAAAGTTTATTTAGATGGAAGTAATTTACAATTGAGGGAAAAAATTCATAATAGCTCGTGTATGGCAGGAATGGCATTTAACTGTGCTGGACTTGGGATAACTCATAGTTTAGCCCATGGATTAGGAGGAAAGCTTCATATTCCCCATGGAAAAGCAAATGGAATAATACTTCCATATGTAATGAAATTTAATAGTGAAATAGGGAATAGTTATTCAAGGGAGAACTTTACAGAAACTGCAAAAAAATATCAAAGATTGGCAAAGTTAGTGGATTTAAATGCCTCAACACCAATAATAGGAGTAAATAATTTAATTAAAAGCATATGTCAATTGAAAAAAGAATTATCTATACCAGAAACTTTATTAGACCTTGGAATAGACCTTGTGGAATTTGAAAAAGTAAAAGAATCTATTATTGAAAGTGCTTTAAAAGATGTGTGTACTAAAACAAATCCGAGAAAGGTCACAAGGGAAGAATTAGAAAAATTGTTGGATGAAATAAGTGGTAAACAACTTTTTAAAACTTTATAA
- a CDS encoding MerR family transcriptional regulator, whose protein sequence is MEEEKYYIGKVEKICKISKKTLRYYDKIGLLSPCEILSSNGYRYYDKNNLYTIPVIKYYKQSGFKLEDIKELIYDSNYRYIEENFNEKIHELETIERELNLQKKSIEDWYGLVKEARMVVDNNLCEVSVKYLDKSEMIFLEQDYNYDYVSSIINIDFTNYIEKMENAITGPVIIEFPSFNEKLQGKCRKIKIIQKYLLKCPLEKTVEFGGGLVVSCYHIGPHNKINETYEKIKKWIEKHNYKCEDRCYERYVVDYWTSKDEEKFVTEIIMKLINE, encoded by the coding sequence ATGGAAGAGGAAAAGTACTATATTGGTAAAGTTGAAAAAATATGCAAAATAAGCAAAAAAACTTTAAGATATTATGATAAAATTGGACTTTTATCTCCCTGTGAGATTTTAAGTTCTAATGGGTATAGATATTATGATAAAAATAATTTATATACAATTCCAGTTATAAAATATTATAAACAAAGTGGGTTCAAACTAGAGGATATAAAGGAATTAATTTATGATTCTAATTATAGATATATAGAGGAAAATTTTAATGAAAAAATTCATGAATTAGAAACCATTGAAAGGGAACTGAATTTACAAAAAAAATCTATTGAAGATTGGTATGGATTGGTAAAGGAAGCTAGAATGGTTGTAGATAATAATTTATGTGAAGTTTCTGTAAAATATTTAGATAAAAGTGAAATGATATTTTTAGAACAGGATTATAATTATGACTACGTAAGTTCAATTATAAATATTGATTTTACAAACTATATTGAAAAAATGGAAAATGCAATTACAGGACCTGTGATTATTGAATTTCCATCCTTTAATGAAAAACTTCAAGGAAAATGTAGAAAAATAAAAATTATTCAAAAATATTTATTAAAATGTCCTTTGGAAAAAACTGTGGAGTTTGGAGGAGGACTTGTAGTATCTTGTTATCATATAGGACCTCATAATAAAATAAATGAAACCTATGAAAAAATAAAAAAGTGGATAGAAAAACATAACTATAAATGTGAAGATAGATGTTATGAAAGATATGTGGTAGATTATTGGACAAGTAAAGATGAAGAAAAATTTGTTACAGAAATAATTATGAAATTAATAAATGAATAA
- a CDS encoding helix-turn-helix domain-containing protein, with protein MKPLNYAILNYFTKVEKASVREIMEELKEEYGNFKAFNKNSIITALMTAETNGLIEEIEIDLDENEELLIFYHMNDESKETINMFIGE; from the coding sequence ATGAAACCACTAAATTACGCCATATTAAATTATTTTACAAAGGTTGAAAAAGCTTCAGTTAGAGAAATTATGGAAGAGTTAAAAGAGGAGTATGGAAATTTTAAGGCTTTTAATAAAAATTCAATAATAACAGCCTTAATGACAGCAGAAACAAATGGATTAATTGAAGAGATAGAAATAGATTTAGATGAAAATGAGGAACTATTAATTTTCTATCATATGAATGATGAGAGTAAAGAAACAATAAATATGTTTATAGGGGAATAA
- a CDS encoding BMC domain-containing protein, with amino-acid sequence MKYYGNEALGLVETIGLVPALEAADKMLKAANVELVSYENIGSTLVTIMVKGDVGAVKAAVEAGAMAAAAVGKLTAKNVMARPISAVGKIVSVHDIDN; translated from the coding sequence ATGAAATATTATGGAAATGAAGCCTTAGGACTTGTGGAAACTATTGGACTTGTGCCAGCTTTAGAGGCAGCGGATAAAATGTTAAAAGCTGCTAATGTGGAACTTGTTTCCTATGAAAATATTGGATCAACACTTGTTACTATTATGGTAAAGGGTGATGTGGGGGCAGTTAAGGCGGCAGTGGAAGCTGGAGCAATGGCAGCAGCAGCAGTTGGAAAATTAACTGCCAAAAATGTAATGGCAAGACCTATTAGTGCAGTTGGAAAAATAGTATCAGTTCATGATATTGATAATTAA
- a CDS encoding BMC domain-containing protein, producing MNRHEAIGLIETFGLVFALEAADAMCKAADVELVGYENVASGYITVIVTGDVGACKAAVDAGTCAVKQMEDGNLYSSIVIARPHGDLQKIIDKYAIEGV from the coding sequence ATGAATAGACATGAAGCGATTGGATTAATAGAAACTTTTGGGCTAGTATTCGCTTTAGAAGCAGCAGATGCCATGTGCAAAGCAGCAGATGTAGAACTTGTTGGATATGAAAATGTAGCATCAGGATATATAACAGTTATTGTGACAGGGGATGTGGGAGCTTGTAAAGCTGCAGTAGATGCAGGAACTTGTGCTGTAAAGCAAATGGAAGATGGAAATTTATACAGTTCAATAGTTATTGCAAGACCTCATGGAGATTTACAAAAAATAATTGATAAATATGCTATAGAAGGAGTATAG
- the cutC gene encoding choline trimethylamine-lyase, with protein sequence MEINEVLSKVMEATKAMSEEERLALLKMFEGVSKEIEKEEKLGCLCDENDGKIPEGITNRLTKLKENYLKQVPTITIHRAKVITEIAKKNPGMPKVILRGKCFKHCCETAPLVIQDNELIVGAPNGAPRAGAFSPDIAWRWMVDEIDTIGNRAQDPFYISEEDKKVMKEELFPFWAGKSVDEYCEDQYKEAGVWKLSGESFVSDCSYHAINGGGDSNPGYDVILMKKGMLDIKKEAEEKLSQLSYDNPEDIEKIYFYKATIDTADGVMIYAKRMSEYARELANKETNPKRKGELLKIAEVNSRVPAHKPSNFWEAIQSVWTIESLLVVEENQTGMSIGRVDQYMYPFFKKDIEEGKMTEFEAFELAGCMLIKMSEMMWITSEGGSKFFAGYQPFVNMCVGGVTRSGRDATNDLTYLLMDAVRHVKIYQPSLACRIHKFSPQKYLKKIVDVIRAGMGFPACHFDDVHIKMMLAKGVTIEDARDYCLMGCVEPQKAGRLYQWTSTAYTQWPICIELALNHGVPSWFGKQVCPDLGDVEKFTTFEEFENAVKEQIKYITKWTSVATVISQRVHRDIAPKPLMSIMYEGCMEKGRGVEAGGAMYNFGPGVVWSGLATYVDSMAAIKKLVFDEKKYTLKDMKDALNANFEGYERLRKDCLKAPKYGNDDDYADYIAADLIEFTESEHRKYKTLYSVLSHGTLSISNNTPFGQITGATANGRMAWTPLSDGISPTQGADFKGPTSIIKSVSKMSCENMNIGMVHNFKLISGLLDTPEGENGIITLLRSACALQLGEVQFNYLDNKTLIEAQKNPEDYRDLIVRVAGYSAYFVELCKDVQDEIISRTVLTHF encoded by the coding sequence ATGGAGATAAATGAAGTTTTAAGTAAAGTAATGGAAGCCACAAAGGCTATGTCTGAAGAGGAAAGATTAGCTCTTTTAAAAATGTTTGAAGGAGTTTCAAAGGAAATAGAAAAGGAAGAAAAATTAGGTTGTCTATGTGATGAAAATGATGGAAAAATACCTGAAGGGATTACAAATAGATTAACCAAATTAAAGGAAAACTATTTAAAACAGGTTCCAACTATAACAATTCATAGGGCTAAGGTTATAACTGAAATTGCTAAGAAAAATCCAGGGATGCCTAAGGTTATTTTAAGAGGAAAATGTTTTAAACATTGTTGTGAAACAGCACCCCTTGTAATTCAAGATAATGAATTAATTGTAGGAGCACCAAATGGAGCACCTAGGGCAGGAGCTTTTTCACCAGATATTGCTTGGAGATGGATGGTAGATGAAATTGATACTATAGGAAATAGAGCTCAAGATCCATTTTATATTTCTGAAGAAGATAAAAAAGTTATGAAAGAGGAATTATTCCCATTCTGGGCTGGGAAATCTGTGGATGAATATTGTGAAGATCAATATAAGGAAGCTGGAGTTTGGAAACTATCTGGAGAATCATTTGTATCAGATTGTTCATACCATGCAATAAACGGTGGAGGAGATTCAAATCCTGGATATGACGTAATTTTAATGAAAAAGGGAATGTTAGATATTAAAAAGGAAGCTGAGGAAAAATTAAGTCAGTTATCCTATGATAATCCAGAGGATATTGAAAAAATATATTTTTATAAGGCAACTATAGATACAGCTGATGGGGTAATGATATATGCTAAACGTATGTCTGAGTATGCAAGGGAGCTAGCAAATAAAGAGACAAATCCTAAAAGAAAAGGTGAATTACTTAAAATAGCTGAGGTTAATAGTAGAGTACCTGCTCATAAACCTAGTAATTTTTGGGAAGCAATTCAATCAGTATGGACAATAGAATCATTATTAGTAGTAGAAGAAAATCAAACAGGAATGTCAATAGGGCGTGTGGACCAGTATATGTATCCATTTTTTAAAAAGGATATTGAAGAGGGTAAAATGACTGAGTTTGAAGCCTTTGAACTTGCAGGATGTATGTTAATAAAAATGTCTGAGATGATGTGGATAACAAGTGAAGGAGGATCAAAATTCTTTGCAGGATATCAACCATTTGTAAATATGTGTGTAGGTGGAGTTACTAGATCAGGTAGAGATGCAACAAATGATTTAACTTATTTATTAATGGATGCAGTAAGACATGTAAAAATTTATCAACCATCTTTAGCTTGTCGTATTCATAAATTTTCTCCACAAAAATATTTGAAAAAAATAGTGGATGTAATTCGTGCAGGAATGGGATTCCCAGCTTGTCACTTTGATGATGTACATATAAAAATGATGTTAGCTAAGGGTGTAACTATTGAAGATGCTAGGGATTATTGTTTAATGGGATGTGTGGAACCACAAAAAGCTGGAAGATTATATCAGTGGACTTCAACAGCTTATACTCAATGGCCAATTTGTATAGAACTAGCTCTAAATCACGGAGTTCCTTCTTGGTTTGGAAAGCAAGTTTGTCCAGATTTAGGAGATGTGGAAAAATTTACAACATTTGAGGAATTTGAAAATGCAGTTAAGGAACAAATTAAATATATTACAAAATGGACAAGTGTAGCCACTGTTATTTCCCAAAGAGTTCATAGGGATATTGCACCAAAACCTTTAATGTCAATTATGTATGAGGGATGTATGGAAAAAGGTAGAGGAGTAGAAGCAGGAGGAGCTATGTATAACTTTGGTCCTGGAGTTGTATGGAGTGGACTTGCTACATATGTTGACTCAATGGCAGCTATTAAAAAATTAGTATTTGATGAGAAAAAATATACTTTAAAAGATATGAAGGATGCTTTAAATGCAAATTTTGAAGGATATGAAAGATTAAGAAAAGATTGTTTAAAGGCACCAAAATATGGAAATGATGATGACTATGCAGATTATATTGCAGCAGATTTAATTGAATTTACTGAAAGTGAGCATCGTAAATATAAAACTTTATATTCTGTTTTAAGCCATGGAACTCTTTCTATTTCTAACAATACTCCATTTGGACAAATAACAGGGGCAACAGCTAATGGACGTATGGCATGGACACCACTATCAGATGGAATAAGTCCTACTCAAGGGGCAGATTTTAAAGGGCCTACTTCAATTATAAAATCTGTATCAAAAATGTCATGTGAGAATATGAATATAGGTATGGTTCATAACTTTAAATTAATATCTGGATTATTGGATACTCCTGAGGGAGAGAATGGAATTATCACACTATTACGTAGTGCTTGTGCATTACAATTGGGAGAGGTTCAATTTAACTACTTAGATAATAAAACATTAATAGAAGCTCAAAAAAACCCAGAAGATTATAGAGATTTAATAGTTAGAGTTGCAGGATATAGTGCTTACTTTGTTGAATTATGTAAGGATGTACAGGATGAGATTATAAGTAGAACTGTATTAACACATTTTTAA
- the cutD gene encoding choline TMA-lyase-activating enzyme has protein sequence MTEEKIRIFNVQKYNMYDGPGVRTIIFFQGCPLRCKWCANPEGLEKKPRIMFKENLCENCGDCVNVCPVGKHEMDIVTGKHKINSEINCIGCGKCEDTCYESAIKIMGEDKSISEIMDIIEEDRIFYEMSGGGVTLGGGEVLMQPEGAINLLKACKSSGFNTAIETCGYTTKEIILEAGKYVDLFLFDLKHINSEEHLKWTGVRNERILENLDGLMENGFNVQIRMPLLKGVNSEKEDIKNIGKLLEKYKNYENFKGIDLLPYHKMGVNKYIQLGMKYPLEGDPSLTDNELENIEEWIKEYELPVKVVKH, from the coding sequence ATGACAGAAGAGAAAATAAGAATATTTAATGTTCAAAAATATAATATGTATGATGGACCTGGAGTAAGAACAATTATTTTTTTCCAAGGATGTCCACTTAGATGTAAATGGTGTGCTAATCCAGAGGGGTTAGAAAAAAAGCCTAGAATTATGTTTAAGGAAAATTTGTGTGAAAATTGTGGCGATTGTGTAAATGTTTGCCCTGTGGGAAAACATGAGATGGATATAGTAACAGGAAAACATAAGATAAATAGTGAGATAAATTGTATTGGATGTGGAAAATGTGAAGATACCTGTTATGAATCTGCAATTAAAATAATGGGAGAAGATAAAAGTATATCTGAAATTATGGATATCATAGAAGAGGATAGAATTTTTTATGAAATGTCAGGTGGAGGAGTTACTCTAGGTGGAGGAGAGGTTTTAATGCAACCTGAAGGAGCTATTAATTTATTAAAGGCTTGTAAAAGTTCAGGGTTTAATACTGCTATAGAAACCTGTGGATATACAACAAAGGAAATAATTTTAGAAGCTGGAAAATATGTAGACCTATTTTTATTTGATTTGAAACATATAAATTCAGAGGAACATTTAAAATGGACTGGAGTTAGAAATGAAAGAATTTTGGAAAATTTAGATGGATTAATGGAAAATGGATTTAATGTACAGATTCGTATGCCTCTTTTAAAAGGGGTAAATAGTGAAAAAGAGGATATAAAAAATATTGGAAAACTTCTAGAAAAATATAAAAACTATGAAAACTTTAAGGGAATAGATTTACTTCCTTATCATAAAATGGGAGTAAATAAATACATTCAATTGGGAATGAAGTATCCCTTAGAAGGAGACCCTAGTTTAACAGATAATGAACTTGAAAATATAGAAGAGTGGATAAAGGAATATGAACTACCTGTAAAAGTTGTAAAACACTAA
- the eutJ gene encoding ethanolamine utilization protein EutJ, producing the protein MENKLNFEYCDNLIEEFERVIKNPIKEKSSVYYTGVDLGTACVVLAVLDENYKPVAGAYRYADVVKDGMVVDYIGAIRIVRELKKELEEKLDTELLYAAGAIPPGTDSLDSGAIKNVIQGAGFELTCLLDEPTAANEVLKMKNGAVVDIGGGTTGTSILKDGKVIHVIDDATGGTHFSLVISGAYGMEFKEADKFKRDYKNHRELLPVLTPVIEKVGSIINNHIDKYEVNEIVLVGGTACLTGLEKVIEKKVKIYTHKPKNPLFVTPLGIALSCTQNIIY; encoded by the coding sequence TTGGAGAATAAATTAAATTTTGAATATTGTGACAATTTAATTGAGGAGTTTGAAAGGGTTATAAAAAATCCAATAAAGGAAAAATCTTCAGTTTATTATACAGGAGTTGACTTAGGAACAGCATGTGTTGTACTAGCTGTGTTAGATGAAAATTATAAACCTGTGGCAGGGGCATATAGATATGCAGATGTGGTTAAGGATGGAATGGTTGTAGATTATATAGGAGCTATTAGAATTGTTAGGGAATTGAAAAAAGAGTTAGAAGAGAAATTAGATACAGAGCTTTTATATGCAGCAGGGGCAATTCCACCAGGAACAGATAGTCTTGATTCAGGGGCCATAAAAAATGTTATTCAAGGGGCAGGATTTGAACTAACTTGTCTTTTAGATGAGCCCACAGCGGCTAATGAAGTTTTAAAAATGAAAAATGGTGCTGTTGTGGATATAGGTGGAGGAACTACAGGAACATCTATTTTAAAAGATGGAAAGGTGATTCATGTTATAGATGATGCCACTGGGGGAACACATTTTTCTTTAGTAATATCAGGGGCCTATGGAATGGAATTTAAAGAGGCTGATAAATTTAAAAGAGATTATAAAAATCACAGGGAACTTTTACCTGTATTAACTCCTGTAATTGAAAAGGTAGGTTCTATTATAAATAATCATATTGATAAATATGAGGTAAATGAAATAGTTTTAGTGGGAGGAACAGCTTGTTTAACTGGTCTTGAAAAGGTTATTGAGAAAAAAGTAAAAATATATACTCATAAACCGAAAAATCCATTATTTGTGACACCTTTAGGGATAGCCCTTAGTTGCACACAAAATATAATCTATTAG
- a CDS encoding EutN/CcmL family microcompartment protein: MIVARIIDSIWATRKAEELNGFKFVLGEELTSEGNGKRRIVAVDIVGAGIGDRVIITTGSSGRKMLGDENIPVDAVVVGIVDDDCNFK; this comes from the coding sequence ATGATAGTTGCAAGGATAATTGATAGTATTTGGGCTACAAGGAAAGCCGAGGAACTAAATGGATTTAAATTTGTTTTAGGGGAGGAGTTAACCTCTGAAGGAAATGGTAAAAGAAGAATAGTGGCAGTGGATATAGTTGGAGCAGGAATAGGTGATAGGGTTATTATTACAACAGGTTCCTCTGGAAGAAAGATGTTAGGAGATGAAAACATTCCTGTGGATGCAGTTGTTGTTGGAATTGTAGATGATGACTGTAATTTTAAATAG
- a CDS encoding cupin domain-containing protein — MKKNVICAKELEEAFERGERIYSIDRNDIVTPAAKDVAKNNKIEIVYKANKEIDMEKFLETFRLLIKEGMLESVIRELSKKENYTLETDESGLKIIRGSSIKMKKIEGKNIKYREFENFHREMLIGMIDISQDNFERNLKYEEVNYILSGEIKIEINEKIYFAKEGDIILLPKENKIDFISLGESKILYMSPKSNMEGR; from the coding sequence GTGAAAAAAAATGTTATTTGTGCCAAGGAATTGGAAGAGGCTTTTGAAAGAGGAGAGAGGATATATTCTATAGATAGGAATGATATTGTAACTCCAGCGGCAAAGGATGTGGCAAAAAACAATAAAATAGAGATAGTTTATAAAGCAAATAAAGAGATAGATATGGAGAAATTTTTAGAAACATTTAGACTGTTAATTAAGGAAGGAATGTTAGAAAGTGTTATAAGGGAACTTTCGAAAAAGGAAAACTATACCTTAGAAACAGATGAAAGTGGACTAAAAATTATTAGGGGCTCCTCTATAAAAATGAAAAAAATAGAGGGCAAAAATATAAAATATAGAGAGTTTGAAAATTTTCATAGGGAGATGTTAATAGGAATGATAGATATTTCCCAAGATAATTTTGAAAGAAACTTAAAATATGAAGAGGTAAATTATATTTTAAGTGGAGAGATAAAAATAGAAATAAATGAAAAAATATATTTTGCTAAGGAGGGGGATATAATACTTCTTCCTAAGGAAAATAAAATAGATTTTATAAGTCTAGGGGAAAGTAAAATACTTTATATGTCTCCTAAATCTAATATGGAGGGGAGATAG
- a CDS encoding BMC domain-containing protein, with amino-acid sequence MEALGMIETKGLLLAIESADVMAKCADIKILEKIYVGGGLVSITICGDVGAVKMALEAGVASIKRIDEKSLISYHIIPRPSDELNKIVKITKVEKIPEEVMEEIEEEIIEIIEEPEIQIISKVEIDKLKFEEIEDVLNNLKFYKLRKLAKEYNNFELTSKNVAKLDKVSLMKKILDYYRNSQ; translated from the coding sequence ATGGAAGCACTGGGAATGATTGAAACAAAGGGTTTACTATTAGCAATAGAAAGTGCAGATGTAATGGCTAAATGTGCTGATATAAAAATATTAGAAAAAATATATGTAGGTGGAGGTTTAGTATCTATTACCATATGTGGAGATGTGGGGGCTGTGAAAATGGCTTTAGAGGCTGGAGTTGCCTCTATAAAAAGAATAGATGAAAAATCATTGATATCTTATCATATTATACCTAGACCTAGTGATGAGCTTAATAAAATAGTGAAAATAACTAAGGTAGAAAAAATACCTGAAGAAGTAATGGAAGAAATAGAGGAAGAGATAATTGAAATTATCGAGGAACCGGAAATACAAATTATAAGCAAAGTAGAAATTGATAAGTTGAAGTTTGAGGAAATAGAGGATGTTTTGAATAATTTAAAATTTTATAAATTGAGAAAATTAGCTAAGGAATACAATAATTTTGAACTTACAAGTAAAAATGTAGCCAAACTAGATAAAGTATCTCTTATGAAAAAAATATTAGATTATTATAGAAATTCTCAGTAG